A genomic stretch from Candidatus Neomarinimicrobiota bacterium includes:
- a CDS encoding MFS transporter: MNEKRSIASWALYDWANSAFATTVMAGFFPLFFNQYWADPSNPTRSVMYLGWANSVASIVVALLAPFLGAVADRGTAKKKFLFLFAFLGVLMTGGLWFVAQGMWKFAALLYVLGTVGFSGGNIFYDSLLPGVATEKKVDFVSSLGFAIGYIGGGLLFAVNVFMFLKPDFFGIPDGATAIKLSFLSVAVWWAVFSIPIFLFVKEPRLIDAVPLHKAFVMGWRQLIGTFRHIRHLKVVGLFLFAYWLYIDGVDTIIRMAVSYGDSLGFDSSVLISALLITQFVAFFGSLAYSWFARKIGVKPAIMVAICAYCLITILGYFMNQSWHFLALAICIGLFQGGIQALSRSLYTRIIPKEKSAEFFGFYNMLGKFAAVVGPFLMGTIGYISGNQRMGILSILFLFIGGAYFLSRVNITEGEIMAKKYLAD; the protein is encoded by the coding sequence ATGAACGAAAAACGCTCGATAGCATCCTGGGCTCTGTACGACTGGGCCAACAGTGCTTTTGCAACGACGGTGATGGCCGGATTTTTTCCTCTCTTTTTCAATCAGTATTGGGCGGATCCTTCCAATCCTACACGGAGTGTCATGTATCTGGGATGGGCAAACTCGGTTGCATCTATTGTCGTGGCCCTTCTGGCCCCTTTTCTGGGAGCCGTGGCAGACCGGGGGACTGCCAAGAAGAAATTTCTGTTCCTTTTTGCTTTTTTAGGGGTTTTAATGACTGGCGGACTCTGGTTTGTGGCCCAGGGAATGTGGAAATTTGCCGCATTGCTCTACGTGCTGGGTACCGTAGGGTTTTCCGGAGGCAATATTTTTTATGATTCCCTTCTCCCGGGAGTGGCGACGGAAAAAAAGGTGGATTTTGTCAGTAGCCTGGGGTTTGCCATAGGATATATCGGCGGGGGACTCCTTTTTGCCGTGAATGTTTTTATGTTTCTAAAGCCTGATTTCTTTGGAATTCCCGACGGAGCAACTGCCATAAAACTCTCGTTTCTCAGCGTTGCGGTGTGGTGGGCTGTTTTTTCCATTCCTATCTTTCTCTTTGTGAAAGAACCCCGCCTTATAGATGCTGTGCCGCTTCATAAGGCTTTTGTAATGGGATGGCGCCAGTTAATAGGTACTTTCAGACATATCCGGCACCTTAAAGTCGTCGGACTCTTTCTCTTTGCCTACTGGTTGTATATCGACGGGGTGGATACGATTATCCGGATGGCCGTGAGTTACGGGGACTCTCTGGGATTTGACAGCAGTGTTCTGATTTCAGCTTTGCTGATTACCCAGTTTGTCGCCTTTTTCGGATCGCTTGCCTATAGCTGGTTTGCCCGGAAAATCGGTGTGAAACCCGCCATTATGGTGGCTATTTGTGCCTACTGCCTGATTACAATTCTGGGCTACTTTATGAACCAATCCTGGCATTTCCTGGCTCTGGCCATCTGTATCGGACTTTTTCAGGGAGGTATTCAAGCCCTGAGCCGGAGCCTGTATACACGGATCATCCCCAAGGAAAAATCAGCGGAATTCTTTGGCTTTTACAATATGCTTGGAAAATTTGCCGCCGTGGTCGGCCCTTTCCTCATGGGTACCATCGGGTATATTTCAGGTAACCAGAGAATGGGGATATTGTCTATCCTCTTCCTCTTTATTGGCGGGGCTTATTTCCTTTCCCGGGTGAATATCACAGAAGGGGAAATCATGGCGAAAAAATACCTCGCAGATTAA
- a CDS encoding acetate--CoA ligase family protein yields MKKDFKANLDKIFYPDSVAVVGTNKVVGTVPHDILRNILDADFNGVVYPVSPRERFIAGIKAYKYVTDISDSVDLAIIVFPASVIHLALEQCGQKGIKAAIIISAGFKEVGGEGIKREKQVKAIADKYGMSIIGPNCLGVINTDARSKINASFARRMPEEGTIGFLSQSGALCTAVLDYAYAKRIGFSKFISFGNKADVTEIDLLYYLKDDPKTKIILMYLEEVKDGPGLMKAAREVIKAGKPVLILKSGRTSEGAIAAASHTGSMAGSDEVCDAAFRQTGIIRCQDVDEMFNIAIAFAYQPIPKSRRVAIITNAGGPGVLTTDAAIRDGLELAKFSDETTAILKKSLPATANIKNPVDVIGDARADRYSVALSAAFKDPAVDGVFVILTPQSMTEIDLIAREIAKVAHHYNKPVYASFMGEADVAQGIDVLQRNKIPHYTRPESMCRAFATVYHFNQDRKEVPKPAPVFKDVDDARVNEIIQEVKNAGKHYLTEDLSDELLKAYAFPVVESVLARSEDEAVQKAESMGYPVVMKVVSDEIIHKSEAGGVILNIRSDQEVKEAYKTILEKAKQYDSNAKVKGVLIEQMISDGEEVILGLNRDNSFGPVIMFGLGGIYVEVFKDVSFRVAPLQTSDVEHMIEETRSSSILHGVRGHGPRDLDKVIECILRLSQLAVNHPDIQELDINPLIVLDKSKGVFVADARIMIKQE; encoded by the coding sequence ATGAAAAAGGATTTCAAGGCAAATCTGGATAAAATATTTTATCCGGATTCTGTAGCAGTTGTAGGAACAAATAAAGTTGTGGGAACAGTTCCACATGATATACTCAGAAATATACTGGATGCGGATTTCAACGGTGTTGTTTATCCTGTCAGTCCGCGTGAGCGTTTTATAGCCGGAATCAAAGCTTACAAATATGTGACGGATATTTCGGATTCAGTAGATCTGGCGATCATCGTCTTTCCTGCATCTGTCATCCATCTGGCCCTTGAGCAGTGTGGTCAGAAGGGAATCAAAGCCGCTATTATCATATCAGCCGGTTTTAAAGAAGTCGGTGGAGAAGGCATTAAAAGGGAAAAGCAGGTCAAGGCCATTGCCGATAAATACGGGATGTCCATCATTGGTCCCAATTGCCTGGGTGTTATTAATACGGATGCCCGGTCCAAAATCAACGCCTCTTTTGCCCGCCGCATGCCGGAGGAGGGAACTATCGGGTTTTTGTCCCAAAGCGGAGCCTTATGTACCGCTGTCCTGGATTACGCCTATGCAAAACGCATCGGATTTTCTAAATTTATTAGTTTTGGTAACAAGGCTGATGTAACAGAAATTGACCTTCTTTATTATCTAAAGGATGATCCAAAAACAAAGATTATCCTGATGTACCTTGAAGAGGTCAAAGACGGTCCGGGACTGATGAAAGCAGCCCGTGAAGTAATTAAGGCCGGAAAACCGGTTTTGATTCTGAAATCGGGGCGAACATCCGAAGGGGCCATTGCTGCTGCATCCCATACAGGTTCCATGGCCGGAAGCGATGAAGTGTGCGATGCCGCCTTTCGCCAGACAGGCATTATCCGATGCCAGGATGTCGATGAAATGTTCAATATTGCCATAGCTTTTGCCTATCAGCCCATCCCAAAATCCAGGCGGGTAGCTATTATCACCAACGCAGGGGGACCCGGTGTTCTCACAACAGATGCTGCGATACGTGACGGTCTGGAACTGGCAAAATTTTCTGATGAAACCACGGCCATCCTTAAAAAAAGCCTGCCGGCGACTGCAAATATTAAAAATCCGGTGGATGTTATTGGGGATGCAAGGGCGGACCGTTATAGTGTGGCCCTGTCAGCCGCATTTAAAGATCCGGCTGTGGACGGTGTTTTTGTCATTCTAACCCCTCAATCCATGACGGAAATCGACCTTATCGCCCGGGAAATTGCCAAGGTCGCTCACCATTACAACAAACCGGTCTACGCCTCTTTTATGGGGGAGGCAGATGTAGCTCAGGGCATCGATGTACTTCAGCGAAATAAAATCCCCCATTATACCCGGCCTGAATCCATGTGCCGGGCATTTGCAACCGTATATCATTTCAACCAGGATCGGAAAGAAGTCCCAAAGCCGGCACCGGTATTTAAAGATGTGGATGATGCACGGGTAAATGAAATTATTCAGGAAGTGAAAAACGCAGGAAAACACTACCTGACAGAAGATCTCTCGGATGAACTGCTGAAAGCTTACGCTTTTCCGGTTGTCGAATCGGTTCTTGCCCGTTCTGAAGATGAAGCCGTTCAGAAGGCTGAATCCATGGGATATCCCGTGGTCATGAAAGTCGTATCCGATGAAATTATCCATAAATCGGAAGCCGGCGGCGTGATTCTGAATATCCGGTCTGATCAAGAGGTGAAAGAAGCCTATAAAACAATCCTGGAAAAGGCAAAACAATATGATTCCAACGCCAAAGTGAAGGGAGTCCTTATCGAACAAATGATTTCAGATGGAGAAGAAGTGATTCTGGGACTCAACCGGGACAACAGTTTCGGTCCGGTCATTATGTTCGGTCTGGGCGGAATCTATGTGGAAGTCTTCAAGGATGTGAGTTTCCGGGTTGCTCCTCTGCAAACAAGTGATGTGGAGCATATGATTGAAGAAACCCGATCCTCCAGCATTCTTCACGGTGTACGTGGACACGGACCACGGGATCTGGATAAAGTTATAGAATGCATTCTCAGGCTTTCGCAACTGGCCGTGAATCATCCCGACATTCAGGAACTGGATATTAACCCCCTCATCGTGCTGGACAAAAGTAAAGGCGTCTTTGTGGCTGATGCAAGAATAATGATAAAACAAGAATAA
- the acpP gene encoding acyl carrier protein, which yields MEKNEVQERVKKVVANVLKMDPEEIFDDANFIFDLGADSMQSLELVAAFEEEFDVELDEDKALSVQTVADAVEFISSHLS from the coding sequence ATGGAAAAAAACGAGGTACAGGAACGGGTAAAGAAAGTCGTTGCCAACGTATTGAAAATGGATCCGGAAGAAATCTTTGATGATGCTAACTTCATCTTTGATCTGGGAGCGGATTCCATGCAGAGTCTGGAACTTGTTGCTGCTTTTGAAGAAGAATTCGACGTCGAATTGGATGAAGACAAGGCATTGTCAGTTCAGACGGTTGCCGATGCCGTGGAATTTATCTCATCACATTTATCATAA
- a CDS encoding glucosamine-6-phosphate deaminase yields the protein MRILIYNDYDHLSQWVAHYVASKINQAEKKGDKPFVLGLPTGSSPIGTYQELVKLHKAGKVSFKNVITFNMDEYVGIPEDHPQSYHFFMWDNLFKYIDIPKENVNILNGNAADLEKECCDYEQKIKDAGGIDLFLGGIGPDGHIAFNEPGSSLSSKTRIKTLTYDTIMANSRFFDNDVNKVPKMALTVGVETVMAAHEVLIIVNGYKKARALQNVVEEGINHMWTVSMLQMHPHGIICCDEEATMELKVGTVKYFKNIEHDALHNLPKV from the coding sequence ATGCGTATCTTGATCTACAATGATTATGATCATCTGAGTCAGTGGGTGGCCCACTATGTAGCCAGCAAAATCAACCAGGCTGAAAAGAAGGGAGACAAACCTTTTGTATTAGGACTTCCAACCGGTTCCTCTCCCATCGGGACCTATCAGGAATTGGTGAAACTCCATAAAGCAGGTAAAGTCTCCTTCAAAAATGTCATCACTTTCAATATGGATGAATATGTGGGTATTCCGGAAGATCATCCCCAGAGTTATCACTTTTTCATGTGGGATAACCTTTTCAAATATATCGATATCCCTAAAGAAAATGTGAATATCCTGAATGGAAATGCGGCGGATCTGGAAAAAGAGTGCTGTGATTATGAGCAAAAGATTAAGGATGCAGGCGGAATTGATCTTTTCCTGGGAGGAATCGGTCCGGATGGGCACATCGCTTTTAATGAACCGGGATCTTCGCTATCTTCCAAAACGCGGATTAAAACCCTTACCTATGATACCATTATGGCCAACTCGCGCTTTTTTGATAACGACGTGAACAAAGTCCCCAAAATGGCTCTGACGGTAGGTGTGGAAACGGTGATGGCGGCCCATGAAGTGCTGATTATTGTAAACGGTTATAAAAAAGCCCGGGCGCTCCAAAATGTGGTGGAAGAAGGAATAAATCACATGTGGACTGTGTCCATGCTTCAGATGCACCCCCACGGCATTATTTGCTGCGACGAGGAAGCCACCATGGAACTGAAGGTGGGAACGGTGAAATATTTCAAGAATATTGAACACGATGCCCTTCATAATTTACCAAAAGTATAG